In Sphingomonas sp., a single window of DNA contains:
- a CDS encoding MarR family winged helix-turn-helix transcriptional regulator: MSSAPSAVVLDDAFATIGFALKLAQQALRTHMDAGLQQIGLTTPQYAVLNLLKVEPGASNAELARRSFVTPQTMQGIVVALERSGFLTRAPHPGHGRVQTTALTERGREVLAAASGIVADAEARLRAASAPLDPETMIAALSRLAQALR, encoded by the coding sequence ATGTCAAGCGCGCCATCAGCGGTCGTCCTGGACGACGCGTTCGCCACCATCGGGTTCGCGCTCAAATTAGCGCAGCAGGCGTTGCGCACGCACATGGATGCGGGGCTTCAGCAGATCGGGCTGACCACGCCGCAATATGCCGTGCTGAACCTGCTCAAGGTCGAGCCCGGCGCGTCGAATGCCGAACTGGCGCGGCGCTCGTTCGTCACGCCGCAGACGATGCAGGGAATCGTCGTCGCGCTCGAACGGTCGGGCTTTCTCACCCGCGCGCCGCACCCGGGCCACGGCCGGGTTCAGACCACCGCCTTGACCGAGCGGGGGCGCGAGGTCCTTGCAGCGGCCTCGGGCATTGTCGCCGACGCGGAAGCGCGGCTGCGTGCAGCCTCCGCCCCACTCGATCCGGAGACGATGATCGCGGCACTCTCGCGCCTCGCCCAGGCGCTGCGCTGA